CGTATCGAGGCGTTCATCGCCAAATGGGGTCTGGGCGAGGCCCTGAAGCGGGCCGAGGCATACCAGCGGGCCGGCGCCGATGCTCTGCTGATCCACAGCAAGCTGTCGACGGCGGATGAAATCCTGGCTTTCATGAAGGAGTGGGGCGACACCTGCCCTGTCGTGGTGGTGCCCACCAAATACTATACGACGCCGACTTCGGTTTTTCGTGAAGCCGGCATCCGTCTGGTGATCTGGGCCAACCACCTGCTGCGCTCCAGCGTGGCCGCCATGCAGAAAACCGCGGCGACAATCCATTCCCAACAGTCGCTGCTGGAGGTCGAAAAGGACATCGTGCCAGTGCAGGAGATCTTCCGCCTGCAGAATGTCGAGGAACTGAAACAGGCCGAGGATCGTTATCTGCCGCCGGCCCGCCGGCCGGATATAGTCGAATAATCCGGCTCGGACCTCATAGCCGGAGACAGCCATGTTTGTCGATGACTTTTTGCAATCTTCACCCCTGCACCGGATGCCATGAAATTACTGACAACCAACCGGCCAACTCACCGAAAACTGCTGTTGGGGCTGTATGTGCCCGCCGGACTGCTGATGCTCGCCACCCTGGCGGTGAGTCTGCACACCGGCATCCCTCTGGCCATGTTCACCCGGGACCCGGCCGACATCACCGAAACCTCGCCCTTTCTGGGAGTGGTGTCGAATATATGTATCCTGCTGTGGTGCGCCACGGCCAGCATCTGCCTGTTTTCACATCTGGGCGTCAAAAAAAAAGGTCATAAGGACCTGGCAATGTTTTTGCTGGTTTCCGGCCTGTTTACCGGCATGCTGCTGCTGGACGACCTGTTTCTGCTGCACGAAAGGGTTCTGCCAGGATATCTGCACTGGCGGCAGCGCTACATCTATCTGGGCTACATGACGATCACTCTGGGATATCTTGCAGGCTTCCGCAAGATTATCTTCAGAACCGATCACTTGCTGCTGGTGCTGGCGCTCGGCTTTTTCTTTCTGTCGGTAGCGGTCGATTGCATCGCCGCCCGCTGGGGACATCTGATTCCTGTTTATCATCTCTTCGAGGATGGCTTCAAGCTGTTCGGCATTGTCAGCTGGCTGGGCTATTTTGCAAACACGTCACTGCAATGGCTCGCCCGCCCTGAATAGCGCCCCTGACCGGCCCGGTGAATCACCCGAGGAAGGGACTGAACATGCATGCAGTTTTCGCCAGTGTTCGCGATGCATCCGAAGCCACCCTGCCGCCGTTGACGGAGGAGCAATTTGCCGGTTGGCTTACCGCGCGGGGGGAAAAAACCGTTCGACACCAGGGGCGTTACTGGCTGCGGGTGCATCCCGGCTTTTATTCCGCTCTGCATCCGCTGGCCCGCATGACGGCGGCGGAAGCGAGCCGCCCCTGCCGGGCGTGCTGGGGCTATCGCTGTGCGCTGCGGGAGGAGGACAGGCAACAGGCCAACGGCAGCATGCCGCTGCACATGCTGGCCGACGTAACAGACTATACCTGGCAGAATCTGAGCCCGCGCCACCGCAACAAACTGCGCAACCTGCGCCGCCAGGCACGGATCGTGGAACTGTGCGAGCCCGAGCTGCTGAGCCGGCAGGGATACGGGATCCTGCGCTCGGCCCATGCCCGCAACCGTTACGGCAGAGTGCCCGGCCCCGCCGCCTATCGGCAAATGATCAGGCGCTATTATGACGGCGGACACTGCCTGGTGCTGGGCGGCCTGATCGACGGCCATCTCGGCGGCTATCTTACCAGTTATGCCATCGGCACAACGGCCTACATCGACGATCTGTTCCTGCATTCCGATTATCTGCGCACCAATATCAGCCTCGGCCTGTTTTACGAATGGGTGCAGATCTGCCGCCGTTCCGGATTCATTCGCGAAATCGTCCACGGCCTGCATGCCCGGGAAGCGCCCGGCCTGTGCCGCTACAAGGAAGAACTGGGGTTGGCCATCGTGCAAATGCCGGTGCGCGTGTGGTTCGCCCCCGGCACCGAATCCGCCGTCAGAATCCTGCGTCCCCACGCCTATTACCGCCTTACCGGGCACGACTGAAACAGCCCTTTGCTCCGCGTCACCCGGTGTTGCGCAGCCCGGCCGCGATGCCATGAATGGTGGCCGCCAGCAGGTAATTCAGCGCGTCGCTCTCTTCACCGGCCCGCCGTCGCCGCAAAAGCTCGATCTGCATCAGACTCAGGGGATCGACATAGGGGGTGCGCAGACGCAGGGACCGGGCCAGGCTCGGCTCGTGTTCCATGAGACTGCGCTGGCCGGCAACCTCCAGCACGGCGGCCAGCGTGCGCCGATATTCGGCATCCACCAGAGCGAAAAACCGCTCGCGCAGCCCGGAATCCGTTACCAGTTGCGCATAACGCCAGGCTATGGGCAGATCGACCTTGGTCAACGCCAGCTCCACGTTGCGGATCAGATCCGTAAAAAACGGGCAGTCGCGCATCATTTGCGCCAGCAGGCGGCGGGCATCCGCGCCTTTTTCGGCAAAGGTGGACAGAGCATGGCCGACCCCGAACCAGCCAGGCAGCACATGGCGGCTCTGCATCCAGCCGAAAACCCAGGGAATGGCGCGCAGATCGTCGATGCCACCGGCCGGCTTGCGCCGCGCCGGCCGCGAGCCGATTTTGGCCAGTTCGAATTCCTGCACCGGCGTGGCCTGTTCGAAATAGGGCACCAGGTCGGGGTTTTCAACAATGTGCCGGCGATAAAAGGATAGCGCCAGCAGCGACATCTCTTCCAGGGCGGATTCCCATTCGGAACAGATCCCTTCGCTGTCCGTGTCGGCAGACAGCAGGTTTTCGAGACAGGCGGCTACCATCAGTTCGAGATTGCGCCGGGCCAGCACCACATCCGCGTATTTCCAGTTGATGACTTCGCCCTGTTCGGTAATTCTGATGCCGCCGGAAAAAGCCCCCGCGGGTTGACAGCGTATGGCACGATGCGTGGGACCGCCGCCGCGGCCCACGGTACCTCCCCGGCCGTGGAACAGCCGCAGGCGGACATGGCTCTCCCGCGCCACCCGGTGCAGTGCCCGCTGGGCCTTGTAAAGCTCCCAGGTGCTGGTGAACATGCCGCCGTCCTTGTTGGAATCCGAATAGCCGAGCATCACCTCCTGGCAACCGCCCCAGCTATCCAGCAGGTTGCGGTAGTCTTCATCGTGCCACAGCCGATGGCAGATTTCCGGCGCATTGCGCAAATCTTCGATCGATTCAAACAACGGCACCGGCATCAGGCCGGGGTCCCGGCTTTCGTTGTCCGCGGCGACCTTAACCCCGGCCTGACGGGCCAGCTTCACCAACAGCAGGACATCCTCGGCGCTCTGCGCGCCGCTGATGACATAACGGCAGATCGCCTGCGGCGGAAACTGCCGCTTGAGCACCGCAACCGCCTCCAGCGCCTCCATGACCGTGCTCGATGCGCTGCTATCGCCTTGCCCCTGCTCGATATCGGCCGCGGCCTGCCGATGCAGGCGGGCGTGCTGCCGGATATCGAGCGCATGCAGGTGAAACCCAAAGGTATCCACCTTGCGCAGCAGCGGATCGAGATAGCTGCGGGAGAGTCGTTGCGCGCGGTGGTGATCGAGGCTGTCACGCACCAGCCGCAGATCCGCGTAAAAGTCTTCGGCGCAGCGGTAGGCGTCGGCATGCCGCGGTGCTTCGAGGGTGCACTCCAGACGATAGCCGACCGCCGCCATGAACTGCCGGTACAGTTCACATGACGGAAATGCCGCCATCCGTCCGACGGCCCCGGGCATGGTCTGGCGATAACCCTGCAGCGCCTTCCGGAAGTCCGCTGAGGGAGGCACCCGGCATCCGGAGGAGGTCAGCACCTCCCCAAGCTGCGCCACATCCGCCAGATAGCTTTCAAGGATAACGGCCCGGGCGCCGGCCAAAGCGGCACGGGTGGAAGCGGACGTTACGGACGGGTTGCCGTCGCGGTCGCCGCCGATCCAGGAGCCGAAACGCACCACCGTCGGCAGGCTTCCGGGGGTGATCGGCAGAAGATAAACTTCCTGCAGCGCGGCGGCGAGATCGGGGTAGAAATCCCTCAGCGCCGGGATCAGAAAAGGGCTGTAATGGTCCAGTCCCATGTCGATTTCATTTTCGACGGTCGGGTGCTGGCGGCGGATTTCCTCGGTCTGCCATAGCGCCGTGATTTCACAGAGAATCGCCTGCTGATGAGCGGCCGCTTCGGCATCGAACAGCAGCGGCCGGTTGAGCTGTTCCAGAGCGGTGGCGATATGCTGACGCTTGGTACGGGTAACGCGCCGCGCGACTTCCGTCGGATGGGCGGTGAATACCGGGACAAGTTCGATCTGCCCCAGAGCCTCCAGCAGTTGTTCCGCCTGGATGCCGCGCTCCCGCAGCCGCCGCAGAGTACCCCGCAGGGAGCCCGGTTTGTCCGCCGCTTCGGGCGCCATGCGCACAGCCCGCAGGCGCCGTTTGCGATGCTGGATCTCGGCCAGGTTGACCAGTTCGAAAAACGTCGAAAACGCCTTGACGATCTGGCCGGCATCGTCCAGTGACAGTTCGCGTATCAGATCGATGGCCGCCTGCAAGCGGCCCCCATCCTGCCAGGCCTGCGAGGCAAACTCGGCATGATAGAGGCGGCGCCGGTGGGCGATGGCTTCCTGGCGAAGCTGCTCCTCCCGCTCGAAGACCGGCATGCCGGCCTGCTCCAGGATAACGGTGCCGAGCAGCTTTCCCAGGGAACGCACATCGCGACGCAAGGGCCGCTCCCAGAGGTCGCCGGCAAAACTGGTCAGTTCGGCGAGCCTTGCCAGCGGACTGTCGACTTTCCAGTACAATTCGTCCATGAAGAACCCCTTCCGATGTATTGCCACTTGGCAAACCAAAAACGGATCAGCTCTTTCCACGGCTGCGCGGGTGGGCCCGGTCGTACACGTCCATCAGCCGGTCGAGGCTGACCTGGGTGTATTTCTGGGTTGTGGACAACGACGCATGTCCAAGCAGCTCCTGAATAGCGCGCAGATCGGCGCCGCCATCCAGCAGATGGGTAGCAAAGGAGTGGCGCAGGGCATGGGGGGAGGCATCTTTGAGAATGCCGGCGTGCAGCAGCCATTTTTTCAGGTTGCGCTCGATACTCCTGGCCGACAGTCTTTCGCCCCGGTAGTTGAGAAACAGCGGCTGGTCCTGTCGCGGCGCGCCCCGCGCGACCAGATAACGGTCCAGGGCCTGCCGCGCCATGCGCCCGACCGGCACGATGCGCTCCTTGTCGCCTTTGCCCCGGACCCGCACCAGCCCTTCGACAAGATCGACGTGACCGACATCGAGTGCTGCCAGTTCCCCGACCCGCAGGCCGCTGGAATAAAACAGCTCGAGAATGGCCCGATCGCGAACCGTGAGCGGCTCGTCGCTGGCGGCAGCCTGTATCAGGGCAAACATCTCGTCCACCGTCAAAACTTTTGGCAGATAGCGCTCGCGCCGGGGCGTGGCGACGGTTTCGGCGGGATTGACCTGCAATGCCCCCTGGCGCACCAGATAACGGAAAAAGCTGCGTATGGCTGACAGTTTGCGGCCAATGGTGGTTCTGCAGTTGCGCTTGTGCAGCCGGGCAAGATAGCGCCGCAGCAGCAAAACATCGACCCGTTCCGGTGTCACCGGCCCGGCATCCGTGTCCGTCTGACTTTTGACAAACCGTAAAAACTCCAGTAAATCGTGCCGATAGGCGCGCAGCGTGTGAACGGACAGGTTGCGTTCAATCTCAAGATAGCAACAGAAGCGATCGATTGAGCGGTCCATGTTTCATCCCTGTCCGGCCCGGGCCATATAAACCGGCGGGCCTGCAGATGCGCGCGTTGACGCTTGCGCGGGAGCATGCCATAATCGGAGGCGATCGGAACAATCCCGCAAAGCATTCCATAATGCGCCATAATGCGGATTCGCGGCGGGATATCGTGCGCGACACTTATCATCCTACAGCACCCCCCGGCATGGTTCAACAGCAAAGCGGTGCCTGCCGCACGGCCTGTCCCGGAGCTTTGCCGTCCGGAGCAGCCTCGGCCTTCTCAGGGAGCAACAGCCATGATCACCCTCGACATTCCAACCCGGCAGCGTGAAGAAATGCTCGATATCACCGACCTGGTTCGCGATGCCATCCGTCGGTCGGGAATCCGGCAGGGAATCGCCTGTCTGCATGTTCCGCATACCACCTCGGCGATCACCATCAACGAAAACGCCGATCGCGATGTGGTTCGCGACCTGCTTTTCGGCCTGCAGCGCCTCGTCCCCCGCGATGCCGGCTATCATCATGCCGAAGGCAACAGCGATGCCCACCTGAAAAGTTCGCTGCTGGGCGTCGATCAGACCCTGCTGATCGAAAGCGGCCAGCCGGTACTGGGCACCTGGCAAGGAATCTATTTCTGCGAATTCGATGGCCCGCGCCGCCGCAAACTTCACCTCCGGATCATCGCAGCATGACGCCGCGCGTCGCACTGACCGCCGCGGCTGATTACCGGCGCGAAACGGTTGCGGAAGCCATCGGGATCCTTGTGGAGCATCTGGGGGGAATGGGCGCCTTCATCCGGCCCGGCCAGCGGGTGTTGATCAAACCGAACATGCTGGCCGGCAAGCCGCCGGACAGCGCGGTTACCACCCACCCGGAAGTGGTGCGCGCGGTCATCCTGCTGGCGCAGAAAGCCGGCGGCATCGTCTCGGTAGGGGACTCGCCCGGCATCGGCGCTCCGGCACAGGTAGCGCGACATTGCGGCATCATGGATGTGATCGAAGAAACCGGGGCGGTTTTTGCCCCTTTCCAGGATTCGGTCGCCATTGGCGCGGTCGGACGGACTTTTCACAAACTCGAACTGGCCCGGGATGTTGTGGCTGCCGAGGTCATCATCAATCTGCCGAAACTGAAAACCCACGGCATGATGGGACTGACCTGCGGCGTGAAAAACCTGTTCGGCGCCGTGGTCGGAATGCGCAAACCGGCCCTTCATCTGCAGGCCGGCGCCGACAAGGGCCTGTTCGCCCTGATGCTGCTGGAACTGGCGGAACACATCCGCCCTTGCCTGACCATCGTTGATGCCATTGTCGGGATGGAAGGCAACGGTCCCGGCAGCGGCGACCCCGTCGCCATCGGCGCGCTGCTGGCCGGCACCGACCCCCTGGCCGTGGACACCGTCGCCACCCGCCTGGTCGGCATGACTCCGGACCAGGTCTGGACGCAGCGCATGGCGCAGCGGACCGGGCGCCCCGGCAGCCGCCTGGAAGACATCGAATGCTGCGGCTCTGCCCTGGAAAAACTGGCGGTACCGCCCCTCCGGCCGGCACCAAGCGCCGACGTGGCGTGGGGCCTGCCCTGCTGGATGCGCTCGGCGTTAAAACATTCTCTGAGTTCGTGGCCTTATGCCGATATGCAACGCTGCAGGCGCTGCGGCCTGTGCGTCAAGCATTGTCCGCCCGGGGCCATGAAACTGGATCACAACCGCCTGCGCATCGACTACCGGCGCTGCATCGGCTGCTTCTGCTGCCAGGAACTGTGCCCCTACGGCGCACTGCTGACCCGCCAGGGCTGGCTGCTGCGCCTCGGCCGCTGGCTGGTAGAACGCCGCAGACCCGCATCCGCAACCGGACAGACACACCGCAAACCGCCCGACCCCCGATAACACCACCCCGACAAACCCCGAGGAATTCGATATGTTCAAACGCCTTGCCCTGCCGCACCGATTGCTTTTGTTGATGATACTGACATCCCTGCTCGGGGGGTGCGCCGTATTCCGCGCCGAACCGCCGGAAATCGCCCTGGCCGCGCTGCAGGTGGACAACCTGACCCTGAGTCACGCCCTTTTGACGGCGGACCTCGATCTGTATAACCCCAACGATTTCAACATCACCGTCGGCAAGATACGCTATGCCCTGTCCATTGGCGGCATCCGCGTGGCCCACGGCAATTCTTTGGACAGCATCCGCCTGGGATCGCTGCAGAGCGGCCAGCTTGCCGTGCGGCTGTCTACCTCTTACCTCAATCTCCTGCGGCTGAGCCCGCTGCTGGAAGAGGGCAAACCGCTGCCTTATGAAATTTCCGGAGACGTGATGCTCGGCAGAATCCCGTGGGCACAACGCAACCTGCCCTTCAGAAAAAAAGGCTCCCTCGACCTTTCCGGACTCAGCTCCGACGCAAACAGCGTCGAAACCTCCGAATGACTCCGGAAACCACGGACAACAACAGACCGGCGGAACAGCAGCATTCGCCCGGCCATTATGGCTAGCGACGGAAGTGCAACTCGTTTTGCAGCTCAAGGATTTTCTTGCGAAGCGCCAGAACCTCCCCGTGAGACGCCATGCCCTTGAGGTGATACCGCAGTTCCTGGTATTCGCCGTGCAGATCTTCCAGGCGTTGGCGGAGGTCCCTGTTGATCGCCTTGAGCTCTTCGTTTTCCCGTTTGAGGGAACGGATTTCTTCAAGGTGTTTGCTGAGCATGTCAACGGTTACAACATTGGAAGCCATGGCCCACCCTTCCTTTCCGATCCGGGGCGGATCTATTATGACCTGAGCAGTTATCATTCTACTCGCAAACATGCGTCAGGTAAAGGGCACGCGCATTGTCGGGGATGGTTGTGGAAATAAGAAACGGGAGGGAATCAGGAAAGTACGCTGCGCACTTCTTCAACCGTCATGCCTTCGATCAGAAGGCGTTTGTGGCGGGATTTATCTCCGGAAACGAGGGTGACCCGACTTTTCGCCACCCCCAGCAGTTTGGCGATGAACTCGCGGCAGGCCTTGTTAGCCGCACCTTCGACGGGCGGGGAGGTCAGGCGCAGCTTGAGACAATCACCCTGCAACCCGGCAAGCTCGTTGCGGCTGGCACGCGGCTGCACATGAATATCGAGCAACACACCCGCATCGGAAGGGGTCAGGCACCCGGACATCAGCGTCCATCCTTGTCGTCGCCAAAGGGCCGCCGGGCGGATGTTTCGTCCTCCAGGATCTCCATCAGCACCGGCTGGAAACGACCCTTTTCCCGGGCGGGCAACGCGTTCATTTCAAGCAGCCGCAGGTGGCTTTCCACCACGGCCCGCAATCCCGACTCGAAAGACACCTTCTGCCGCCGCAGTTCCTGGATTTCCGTAGCCAGATCGAGTTGCCGGCCGCGGGCTTCCTGCAGAATCTTTTCGCCCTGCAACTGGGCATCGGCAATCAGGATATCCGCCTCCCGGCGGGCATTGGCCTTCAATTCGTCGGTCATGCGTTGGGTGGTGAGCAGAGTTTCCTTGAGGGTCGCCTCACGCTCCCTCATTTCGTCGAGAGCGCTGCGGGTCCGCGCCAGATCTTCCTTGAGTTTCTGTACCTCCAGGGCATAGCGCTCCAGTTCATCGGCAACCTGTTCAAGGAATCTGTCGACCCCGGCCTTGTCATAGCCGAAAGTGCGGGTTTTGAACCGGTGCTGCTGAATATCGATGGGAGTGATGGTCATGGCAGGGATCCTGAATCAGCGAAACAGCAAGGTCCGCAAAAAATTGCTTACGAAAAACAAGACGAAAATCAGCACCATCGGCGTAAAATCCAGCCCGCCGACCCGCAAAGGTAGAAGCCGCCGCAGGCGTTGCAAAACCGGCTCCGTGGCGTTGTAAAGGAACCGCACAATGGGGTTGTAAGGATCGGGATTGACCCACGAAAGAATGGCCCGCGCCACCACGATGTAGGCGTAAATCTCGATAGCCGAAGCCACCATTTTTATCAATGTAAACTGCAACCCTTGAAGAATGCCCACGCTTGACCTCGCTTGAAAAAATTTTCATCGTTTTTTCAATAATTAATGTCACGTTATACCGAATCCGCCGCCGAAGTGTCAACGCTTTCGGCAAAGCAAACCGGGCAACGACCGTATCCTTTGACAAACACACAAAAAACCGATACATTCTGGCTTCTCCATGCCCCGCACCCAAGGGTGTTCATGACACATTCCACCAGCAAGGAACCGCCATGATCCGGACCACCAATCTCAATATCCGCGCGCTTACACCCATCATCGCACCGACCGATCTCAAGCAGGTCTTCCCTCTGAGCGAAGAGGCCGCGGAGTTTGTTCTAAGCAGCCGTCAGACCATCAGGGACATCCTGAATCAGCAAGATCACCGCATTATGGTGGTGGTCGGCCCCTGCTCGATCCATGACCCCAGGGCAGCCCTGGAATACGCTGAACGCCTGGCTGCACTGAAAGAAGAGCTGTCCGATCAACTGTTTCTGGTGATGCGCGTCTATTTCGAAAAACCGCGCACCACCATCGGCTGGAAAGGCCTGATCAACGATCCCGACCTCAACGGCACCCATCAGATATCCAAAGGTCTCGGAGTCGCCCGGGGTCTGCTGTGCGCCATCACCCAGATGGGACTGCCCATCGCCACGGAAATGCTCGATCCGATCACCATCCAGTATCTTTCCGACATGATCAGCTGGGGGGCCATCGGCGCACGCACTTCCGAATCCCAACCCCATCGGGAAATGGCCAGCGGTCTGTCGTTTCCTGTCGGGTTCAAGAACGGCACCGACGGCAGCCTGCAGATTGCCATCGATGCCATCGGCGCGGCCTGCCATCCGCACAGTTTTCTCGGCATCAGCCGGGACGGTCGCACCGCCATTGTCGAAACCACCGGCAACCCCGACACGCACATCGTACTGCGAGGCGGTGGTGGCAAGCCCAACTATTATCCCGAAGACATCGCACGGGCTGAAAACCTTCTGCATCGCGCCGGTCTCAAGCAGGCGATCATGGTTGACTGCAGTCATGCCAACTCCTTCAAGGATCACCAGCGGCAGGAAGAGGTTCTGGTCAACACCCTCGACCAGGTGGTGGCCGGCAACCGCTCCATCTGCTCCCTGATGATCGAAAGCAACCTCGAGGCCGGTAACCAGAGCTTGTCAGCCGACATCAAACTGCTCAAATACGGCCTTTCCATCACGGACAAGTGCGTCGACTGGGCCACCACCGAACGCATGTTGCGGCATGCCCGCGAGCGTTTGAAAAAATGCGGCGGACGCGCCATTGCCTGAAAAAAACACCGCCCGCACCGTCGCAAGGCACACCAATGGCAAAGGCGGCTTTCGGTTTTCCGAAAGCCGCCTTTTTTCATTCCCGCGCCTTATGCCGTGAAGCGCAATTCAGTCACGATGCACCAAAGCATCGACCTGCAGCTTGACATCGTCAATATTGACCCGCGTGACCTTGCCGTGTTCCCTTTCGCTGCGCACCAGTCCTTGATCCACCCATTCCAGTACCAGGGCTTTGCTGATCCCGAACCTCCCGGCCGCTTCTTCCGGGGCAAACCAGGTTTTCACCAGAGACATGAGACAGGCTCCTTTCCGCAGCCGACAGAAACCGCCATTCGGGGACTCCCCCGACAACCCGCATGCGGCAGCTTTATTTATACTTTAGAAGATGCAGGCCAACATGCAACCGGGTCAGAAACGGCAAGCCAGCAACCAGGCCGCGCCCATAACCCCTTTTACAGGGCGTTCAGCAGACGATAAATCTTCTGCTCCGCCTCCCACAGACTGGCGGCACGATCTTCCTCGCCGCATTCATTGAACAGCAGGCGAGCCCGGTCAAGCAGGTTGTGGGCCTTGAGCAGAACCGGGGTCAGTTCGTTTTCCAACCGCAACTGGGGAATATCGCCGACACTCTCTTCGTGCTGGGCAAGTTCCCGCACCGCCTGCTCAAGCAAACGCTCAACCTTGGGGTCCGCCGTACCGGTCATCAAACTGCGCACTTCATCCGCGAGGGCGCGATAACGATCTGAGATATTCATGCATACTCCTTTAAAGGGAAAACATTTCCAGGCGCCATTGTAGCAACAACCGGCTTTCGCGGACAACATCTAGCCGCCGTTTCAGCGGCGCCACGTGATTTTTTCCGTTAACCAGACCAGAGCCAGCGCCGCACTGGCCTGGAAGTTAGGCATTGACGGCGGCGGCGCGCTGCTGCTAACCTGTTAATCAGACAGTTGATGACCGGATTTTTGGACAGATCCGGTCGTACATAGCCAAGCCCTGGGGGAGTTGCCAGACTGAGAGTCCCTTTTTTTGCGGGACAACCCTTCGAACCTGATCCGGGTCATTCCGGCGTAGGGAAGCGGCGCGTAAACGACACCCCCGGAGTGTCGTCAAGGTCGCTTATGCGGCCTTTTGTTTTTTGGCAAGGATGTAGCGGATATGCAGATCTGGATCAACGAGCAAAGGCATGACGTCCCGCCGGACGCCAGCCTTTTCGGCGTTCGTGACCAATTCAGGCCGCAGGCCGACGTTATGATTGTCAACGGTTTTCCGGAAACGGCGGACCTGCCGTTGACCGAGAACGACCGTGTGGTGCTGATCCGCCGTGGTGAAACCCCATCCGCCGAGGAATTTGACGCCCTGCTGACGGCACGTCATACCCCGGGGGTGCATGAGCGCCTCAAGCATGCCTGCGTCGGCATCGCCGGTGCCGGCGGCCTCGGCTCGCCCATTGCCGCGGCACTGGCGCGCAGCGGCATAGGGAAACTGGTGGTGGCGGATTACGATGTGGTGGAACCATCCAATCTCAATCGCCAGATGTATTTTATCGACCAGATCGGCCTGCCCAAGGTCAAAGCACTGGCCGCCACCCTGGCGCGGATCAATCCCGGGGTCGCGGTGGTCACACACATCGTGCGCCTGACCCGCGACAATATCGCCACACTGTTTGCGGAGGTGGACGTCATGGTGGAGGCGCTCGACGATGCTCGGGCCAAGGCCATGCTGACCGAAACTTTCATGAGCCACTTTCCCGGCAAGCCGCTGGTTGCCGCCTCGGGCGTGGCGGGAGCGGGCTCCGCCAACACGATCGTCACCCGCCGTACCATCGGCAATCTCTACCTGGTGGGCGACGGCGAAACCGCAGCGGCTCCTGGCACCGGCCTGATGGCGCCCCGTGTCGGCGTTGCCGCCCATCATCAGGCCAATGCCGTTGTCCAGCTGCTGCTCGGCGACGTGCCTGTCTGATCCAGGGGACAGGATGATGCTGAAAATCACGATCAATGGCAAACCGCACAGCTTTCCCGAGCCGGCAACCCTTTCCGGGATCCTGTCCCATCTCGGCATCGATCCGGCACGGGTCGCCATCGAACACAACGGCACCATTCTCCTGCAGAAAGCCTTCCCCGCGACCCCGGTGGCCGCGGGTGACCAGCTGGAGATCGTGCAATTCGTCGGCGGGGGGTAACCCGCCTGAAGAGGATAAGCCCATGGATGAACTGGTTATCGCCGGTCGCCGCTT
This portion of the Syntrophotalea acetylenica genome encodes:
- a CDS encoding MerR family transcriptional regulator: MSLVKTWFAPEEAAGRFGISKALVLEWVDQGLVRSEREHGKVTRVNIDDVKLQVDALVHRD
- a CDS encoding 3-deoxy-7-phosphoheptulonate synthase, encoding MIRTTNLNIRALTPIIAPTDLKQVFPLSEEAAEFVLSSRQTIRDILNQQDHRIMVVVGPCSIHDPRAALEYAERLAALKEELSDQLFLVMRVYFEKPRTTIGWKGLINDPDLNGTHQISKGLGVARGLLCAITQMGLPIATEMLDPITIQYLSDMISWGAIGARTSESQPHREMASGLSFPVGFKNGTDGSLQIAIDAIGAACHPHSFLGISRDGRTAIVETTGNPDTHIVLRGGGGKPNYYPEDIARAENLLHRAGLKQAIMVDCSHANSFKDHQRQEEVLVNTLDQVVAGNRSICSLMIESNLEAGNQSLSADIKLLKYGLSITDKCVDWATTERMLRHARERLKKCGGRAIA
- the thiS gene encoding sulfur carrier protein ThiS, with the protein product MMLKITINGKPHSFPEPATLSGILSHLGIDPARVAIEHNGTILLQKAFPATPVAAGDQLEIVQFVGGG
- the thiF gene encoding sulfur carrier protein ThiS adenylyltransferase ThiF, which produces MQIWINEQRHDVPPDASLFGVRDQFRPQADVMIVNGFPETADLPLTENDRVVLIRRGETPSAEEFDALLTARHTPGVHERLKHACVGIAGAGGLGSPIAAALARSGIGKLVVADYDVVEPSNLNRQMYFIDQIGLPKVKALAATLARINPGVAVVTHIVRLTRDNIATLFAEVDVMVEALDDARAKAMLTETFMSHFPGKPLVAASGVAGAGSANTIVTRRTIGNLYLVGDGETAAAPGTGLMAPRVGVAAHHQANAVVQLLLGDVPV